From Aedes albopictus strain Foshan chromosome 1, AalbF5, whole genome shotgun sequence, one genomic window encodes:
- the LOC115260705 gene encoding zinc finger protein 124, which translates to MAFSASVQVCRFCGGQNDVIVDLLETGLGEKLAKYFPLKFDAADLLPKLACAECASTIQQMEGFVLKAQEVERDLLERTNRPVTNNVMTPSEIRFLAQSMSTKKSTPKAASVNEVLRKLNTSSIVIKKVDKKLIKTEPPPARVKQRFDDDEPLLKMKVEVLDEELDHLTADDLVHYDDTDDDDDQGEVLARKSFRNIESVNIKEMHSSDESSQDMYPEERLEIEMDPDYVEERPKPVAKRRKQSPVKPKPKRLSGTKSVVISLTDPCNYVCVTCKGKFSSFEELQAHIDESIACKKVNSTCDQCGKVCDTRRALYQHKLTHQPKPQLICDQCGKSYTNSFNLENHKSQVHGEEFEELGYVYKCCEQTFPTRRELNEHIKTHSKILNLLCDTCGKSFTSHKALRSHTQSHLNIRPYSCDLCDKAFRTKLLLVQHSHVHTGIKVFNCDVCEKSFAKKDSLRKHYKIHSSEPVTWSSTGEKLAVKPVDQIQEEHLQMQPSHPYIGYAAEMQAPI; encoded by the exons ATGGCGTTTTCGGCATCGGTCCAAGTTTGTCGCTTCTGCGGCGGACAAAACGACGTGATAGTTGATTTGCTCGAGACCGGATTGGGTGAAAAATTGGCGAAATACTTTCCGCTGAAG TTTGATGCCGCAGATCTCTTACCAAAACTGGCGTGTGCTGAATGCGCTAGCACAATCCAACAGATGGAGGGTTTTGTGCTCAAAGCCCAAGAAGTGGAACGAGATTTGCTTGAGCGCACCAATCGACCGGTCACCAACAACGTTATGACCCCTTCGGAAATTCGTTTTCTTGCGCAGTCAATGAGCACGAAGAAGTCCACACCAAAAGCAGCCTCCGTAAACGAGGTGCTACGAAAGCTTAACACTTCATCCATCGTGATCAAGAAGGTCGATAAGAAATTGATAAAAACCGAACCGCCACCGGCTAGGGTCAAACAACGGTTTGACGATGACGAACCGCTGCTGAAGATGAAAGTGGAGGTTCTTGACGAGGAACTCGATCATCTGACGGCCGATGATTTGGTTCATTACGATGATAcagacgacgacgatgatcaGGGCGAAGTGTTGGCCCGGAAGAGTTTCAGAAATATTGAGTCCGTCAATATCAAAGAAATGCATTCGTCCGATGAAAGCAGCCAAGATATGTATCCGGAAGAAAGACTGGAGATCGAAATGGATCCGGATTATGTAGAAGAACGCCCTAAACCG GTTGCAAAACGGCGTAAACAATCGCCGGTGAAGCCCAAACCGAAGCGCCTGTCCGGTACCAAAAGTGTAGTTATAAGTCTGACCGATCCATGTAACTATGTGTGCGTGACGTGCAAAGGAAAGTTCAGTAGCTTCGAAGAACTGCAAGCCCATATCGACGAAAGCATAGCCTGCAAGAAGGTCAACAGTACTTGCGATCAGTGCGGTAAGGTTTGCGACACTCGAAGAGCACTGTACCAACATAAACTTACACACCAACCGAAACCGCAGCTGATTTGCGATCAATGCGGAAAATCTTACACCAATTCGTTCAACTTGGAAAACCACAAAAGCCAAGTGCATGGTGAAGAGTTTGAAGAACTCGGCTACGTGTACAAGTGCTGTGAGCAAACATTCCCAACGCGGCGCGAGCTCAACGAGCACATCAAAACGCACAGCAAAATACTGAACCTCCTGTGCGACACATGTGGCAAATCATTCACGTCCCACAAGGCGCTTCGATCGCACACGCAAAGCCATCTGAACATTAGACCGTATTCGTGCGATTTGTGTGACAAAGCGTTCCGTACTAAATTGTTACTGGTTCAGCATTCGCATGTTCACACTGGAATTAAG GTTTTCAACTGCGACGTGTGTGAGAAGTCTTTTGCCAAGAAGGACTCGCTTCGTAAGCATTATAAGATCCACTCCAGTGAACCCGTCACATGGTCCTCGACGGGTGAAAAGCTGGCGGTCAAGCCCGTGGACCAGATCCAGGAGGAGCACTTGCAGATGCAGCCATCACATCCATACATTGGGTATGCCGCCGAGATGCAAGCACCCATTTGA
- the LOC109427775 gene encoding protein Notchless, with the protein MDIDGEEETPQTHTIQARFVSDVGVEAGPPLDLPVNVTKQQLELILNALLKNEEQTPYLFFINDDEVRDSIQQTLGTKQLDVENVLDIVYQPQAVFRVRPVTRCTSSMPGHAEAIVSLSFSPNSLHLASGSGDTTLRLWDLTTETPHFTCTGHRNWVLSVAWSPDSLKVASADKAGEIRVWCPDTGKLLGRPLVGHKKWVSCLSWEPYHKNPECRYLASAGNDNDVRIWDVVLGTCTKTIAGHTAPVTAVRWGGSGLLYTSSRDRTIKMWRAEDGVLCKTFTGHAHWVNNLALNTDYVLRTGPFHPVMDRSKSYSMSDKTEMQKSALERYEKVCPDGVESFVSCSDDFTLYLWKSSQKQFITRMTGHQNVVNDVKYSPDVKLIASASFDKSVRLWRAGDGAFICAFRGHVQAVYTVAWSADSRLILSGSKDSTLKVWSVKERKLAQELPGHADEVFGVDWAPDGSRVASGGKDKVLKLWTY; encoded by the exons ATGGATATAGACGGTGAGGAAGAAACCCCACAAACGCACACTATCCAGGCAAGGTTCGTGTCGGATGTGGGAGTCGAGGCAGGGCCTCCGTTGGATTTGCCGGTGAACGTGACCAAACAGCAACTGGAGTTGATTTTGAACGCTCTACTGAAGAAT GAGGAACAAACACCGTATTTATTCTTCATCAATGATGACGAAGTTCGTGACTCGATTCAACAAACGCTTGGCACCAAGCAGTTGGACGTAGAAAATGTACTGGACATTGTCTATCAACCGCAAGCGGTTTTCCGCGTGCGGCCCGTCACCCGCTGCACAAGCTCAATGCCTGGTCATGCGGAAGCAATCGTGTCGCTTTCGTTCAGTCCCAACAGTTTGCATTTGGCCAGTGGTTCCGGAGATACGACCCTCCGACTGTGGGATTTAACAACCGAGACACCGCATTTCACCTGTACAGGACACAGGAATTGGGTTTTGAGTGTGGCCTGGTCACCGGATTCGTTGAAGGTTGCATCAGCAGACAAGGCAGGAGAAATTCGAGTCTGGTGTCCCGACACCGGTAAACTGCTGGGACGTCCCCTGGTGGGTCACAAAAAGTGGGTTAGCTGCCTTAGCTGGGAGCCGTACCATAAGAACCCGGAGTGTCGGTATTTGGCCAGCGCAGGAAACGACAATGACGTAAGGATTTGGGATGTCGTGTTGGGAACTTGCACCAAGACGATAGCAGGTCACACCGCTCCGGTAACCGCGGTACGTTGGGGTGGCTCGGGTCTACTGTACACATCGTCCAGAGATCGCACCATCAAGATGTGGCGTGCAGAGGATGGCGTACTTTGCAAAACATTTACCGGACATGCTCATTGGGTCAACAATTTGGCATTGAACACCGACTACGTGCTACGTACCGGACCGTTCCACCCCGTTATGGATAGGAGTAAATCGTACTCGATGTCTGACA aaACTGAAATGCAAAAATCCGCCCTAGAGCGCTACGAAAAGGTCTGTCCGGATGGGGTGGAATCGTTCGTTTCGTGTTCGGACGACTTCACGCTCTATCTGTGGAAATCGAGCCAGAAGCAATTCATTACCAGGATGACCGGCCATCAGAATGTCGTGAACGATGTGAAATATTCGCCGGATGTGAAGCTCATCGCTTCTGCTTCGTTCGACAAGTCCGTGCGGTTGTGGCGCGCCGGTGACGGAGCGTTTATCTGTGCATTCCGCGGCCACGTGCAAGCCGTGTATACCGTGGCGTGGTCAGCTGACTCCAGACTAATCTTGAGCGGGAGCAAGGACTCTACCTTAAAGGTGTGGAGTGTGAAGGAAAGGAAACTGGCACAGGAGTTGCCCGGGCATGCCGACGAAGTGTTCGGAGTTGATTGGGCCCCTGATGGTTCCAGGGTTGCTTCTGGTGGAAAGGACAAGGTGTTGAAATT GTGGACATACTGA
- the LOC109427769 gene encoding MICOS complex subunit MIC25 produces the protein MGASSSTPRTVTVENDSPAGVIDISDDVVQRLKTGLPPKEGARQQQHSAPRPAGDGSGPSSYPNPMPPPPAGYGEPSLTSMQVRREKEQELRANDVYWTKRLQTLEANLHKTNQIMEKEYNDAIVDVKKRFESTAVAHQLPPCQELKAKVVECYKKDQHETLNCSADVRAFTDCVNLHRIQILKEKASVEKPAEGK, from the exons ATGGGAGCTTCCTCCAGCACTCCGAGGACCGTCACCGTAGAAAACGATTCGCCAGCCGGCGTGATCGACATCTCCGACGACGTAGTGCAGCGGCTCAAAACGGGACTGCCACCGAAGGAAG GAGCTCGCCAGCAGCAGCATAGTGCGCCCCGCCCAGCTGGTGATGGCAGCGGGCCAAGTTCGTACCCCAATCCAATGCCCCCGCCACCGGCCGGCTATGGGGAACCCTCGCTGACGTCGATGCAAGTTCGCCGCGAGAAGGAGCAAGAGCTCCGGGCAAACGACGTCTACTGGACCAAACGTTTGCAAACCTTGGAAGCGAACCTCCATAAAACAAACCAAATTATGGAGAAGGAATATAACGATGCG ATTGTCGATGTCAAAAAACGCTTCGAGAGCACCGCCGTAGCCCATCAACTGCCACCGTGCCAGGAACTGAAGGCAAAAGTGGTCGAATGTTACAAGAAGGACCAGCACGAAACGCTGAACTGTTCCGCCGACGTTCGGGCGTTCACCGATTGCGTTAATCTGCACCGTATTCAAATACTGAAGGAAAAAGCCTCCGTCGAAAAGCCAGCGGAGGGAAAATAA